A window of the Gordonia humi genome harbors these coding sequences:
- the deoC gene encoding deoxyribose-phosphate aldolase, with protein MTNSNLNRAAVAALVDHTLLKPEATRADADAAVAEALDLGVHAVCLSPSMLPIDTGAARTCVVAGFPSGKHHSLVKAAEARFAVENGAQEIDMVIDVGTAVDGRYDEVFADVLTVREGVGPDALLKVIVESAVLLETIGDDGLARVCRKAVDAGANFVKTSTGFHPAGGASVRAVQVMREAVGPSIGVKASGGIRTAEFAAELIAAGASRLGLSGSRAVLEGFAE; from the coding sequence GTGACGAACAGCAACCTGAACCGGGCCGCCGTCGCGGCCCTCGTCGACCACACTCTGCTCAAGCCGGAAGCCACCCGCGCCGACGCCGACGCCGCCGTCGCGGAGGCCCTCGACCTCGGTGTGCACGCGGTCTGCCTGTCGCCGTCGATGCTGCCGATCGACACCGGCGCCGCCCGGACCTGCGTCGTCGCCGGGTTCCCGTCCGGCAAGCATCATTCGCTGGTGAAGGCTGCCGAGGCGCGGTTCGCCGTCGAGAACGGCGCGCAGGAGATCGATATGGTGATCGACGTCGGCACGGCCGTCGACGGGCGTTACGACGAGGTGTTCGCCGACGTCCTCACCGTCCGCGAGGGCGTCGGCCCGGACGCGCTCCTCAAGGTGATCGTCGAGTCGGCCGTGCTGTTGGAGACGATCGGCGACGACGGTCTGGCCCGGGTGTGCCGCAAAGCCGTGGACGCCGGTGCGAACTTCGTGAAGACCTCGACCGGGTTCCATCCGGCAGGAGGTGCGAGCGTCCGCGCCGTACAGGTGATGCGCGAGGCCGTCGGCCCGTCGATCGGCGTCAAGGCCTCCGGTGGCATCCGGACCGCCGAGTTCGCCGCCGAACTCATCGCGGCCGGCGCGTCCCGCCTCGGTCTGTCCGGTTCGCGCGCCGTGTTGGAGGGCTTCGCCGAGTAG
- the otsB gene encoding trehalose-phosphatase — translation MSPTARATPLGDALAEFASLDRVLIASDYDGCVAPIVSRPEDAVPNAESIDALRAAADLPGTWAALVSGRARADLAALSGLREPVTLVGSHGAEFEAGFDDPVTAEQQALLKSVIAEFDSISARFPGTSVETKPASTTLHVRNASDDDARAALALAVDGPAAWDGVYVTHGKAVIELAVIETSKGHALDRLRDRVHAQAVLYLGDDITDEKAFAHLNLPGDVSVKVGGGATGAKFRIADPDEVAQVLSTVAYLRAIRS, via the coding sequence GTGAGCCCCACCGCACGGGCGACGCCGCTGGGCGACGCCCTCGCCGAGTTCGCCTCGCTCGACCGCGTGCTGATCGCCTCCGACTACGACGGCTGCGTCGCTCCGATCGTCTCGCGGCCCGAGGACGCCGTGCCGAACGCCGAGTCGATCGACGCGCTGCGCGCCGCCGCCGACCTGCCCGGCACCTGGGCCGCCCTCGTGTCCGGTCGGGCCCGCGCCGACCTCGCCGCATTGTCGGGTCTGCGCGAACCGGTGACGCTCGTCGGCAGTCACGGCGCCGAGTTCGAGGCCGGATTCGACGATCCCGTCACCGCGGAACAGCAGGCCCTCCTGAAGTCTGTCATCGCCGAGTTCGATTCCATCTCCGCACGATTCCCCGGTACCAGTGTGGAGACGAAACCGGCGAGCACCACCCTGCACGTGCGGAACGCATCCGATGACGACGCCCGCGCCGCACTGGCACTCGCCGTCGATGGACCGGCCGCGTGGGACGGCGTGTACGTGACGCACGGCAAGGCCGTCATCGAACTCGCCGTCATCGAGACGAGCAAAGGTCACGCCCTCGATCGGCTGCGCGACCGGGTGCACGCACAGGCCGTCCTCTACCTCGGCGACGACATCACCGACGAGAAGGCCTTCGCCCACCTGAATCTGCCGGGCGACGTCAGTGTCAAGGTCGGCGGCGGCGCCACCGGGGCCAAGTTCCGCATCGCCGACCCCGACGAGGTGGCGCAGGTCCTGTCGACGGTCGCCTACCTGCGCGCTATCCGGTCGTGA
- a CDS encoding ROK family transcriptional regulator, which translates to MIGSGVVPASLRIGTGPTAAVLHAVRVHGPVTRDQIVAAVDLSPATVNRQVNALLEARIVTERPDLVDPGAIGRPKLPLTLDRDHYCVAGMHIGARRTALVIADLRGRTLYSHAVRTSDVADLCGQLASLADRFSGRRMLWGGAAIGGAVDAASGVVDHPILDWRHQPLGDELTTALGVPVSVAEHVQAMAAAELILSGAMVRGTSGLFFYARETVGMAMTFGGQVYQPAHGAGTIAGLTVVPGVLAETPVAPLQSVIGSAALTEAAARLDIEPGSNRLADERARVLGEAVAAMRDVVNPDEIVVAGDAFAAHPQGLAPVQAAFDSTTSITRPLEIVPTCFGVHVPEAAAVAVALSAVYMDPLAVV; encoded by the coding sequence ATGATCGGTAGTGGAGTGGTCCCCGCCAGCCTGCGTATCGGGACCGGCCCCACCGCCGCCGTCCTGCACGCCGTCCGTGTGCACGGTCCGGTGACCCGCGACCAGATCGTCGCCGCGGTCGACCTCTCCCCCGCCACCGTCAATCGACAGGTCAACGCGCTGTTGGAGGCGAGGATCGTCACCGAGCGTCCCGATCTGGTCGATCCGGGCGCCATCGGCCGCCCCAAGCTGCCGTTGACGCTCGACCGCGACCACTACTGCGTCGCGGGCATGCACATCGGCGCGCGCCGCACCGCGCTGGTCATCGCCGACCTGCGCGGGCGCACCCTGTACTCGCATGCCGTCCGGACCTCCGACGTCGCCGACCTGTGCGGTCAGCTCGCCTCGCTCGCCGACCGATTCTCCGGCCGTCGCATGCTGTGGGGCGGCGCCGCGATCGGCGGGGCGGTCGACGCGGCGTCCGGAGTCGTCGACCATCCGATCCTCGACTGGCGGCACCAACCGCTCGGCGACGAGTTGACCACGGCCCTCGGGGTTCCGGTGTCGGTGGCCGAGCACGTGCAGGCCATGGCCGCCGCCGAGCTGATCCTCTCCGGTGCGATGGTCCGCGGCACGTCCGGGCTGTTCTTCTACGCTCGCGAGACCGTCGGCATGGCGATGACCTTCGGCGGCCAGGTGTACCAGCCTGCGCACGGGGCGGGGACCATCGCCGGGCTCACCGTGGTGCCCGGTGTCCTGGCCGAGACACCTGTCGCCCCGTTGCAATCGGTGATCGGTTCGGCGGCGCTGACCGAGGCCGCCGCCCGGCTCGACATCGAACCGGGCTCGAACCGGCTCGCCGACGAACGCGCCCGCGTGCTCGGTGAGGCCGTCGCCGCGATGCGCGACGTGGTGAACCCTGACGAGATCGTCGTCGCGGGCGACGCCTTCGCCGCCCACCCGCAGGGACTCGCGCCGGTGCAGGCAGCCTTCGACTCGACCACCTCCATCACGCGGCCGCTCGAGATCGTGCCGACCTGTTTCGGCGTTCACGTCCCCGAAGCCGCCGCCGTCGCCGTCGCACTGTCCGCCGTGTACATGGACCCGCTCGCCGTGGTGTGA
- a CDS encoding alpha,alpha-trehalose-phosphate synthase (UDP-forming), with product MADFVVVANRLPVDKRIEPDGTVTYKRAPGGLVTALTPTLATHSGAWVGWSGAPNSTDDPRVDGIDLTSVPLTEAEIADYYEGFANSTLWPLYHDLLVEPVFDHDWWSTYVEVNRKFAQAAADAADRGATVWIHDYQLQLVPQMLRDLRPDLRIGFFLHIPFPPYELFTRLPWREELLRGLLGADLIGFHLPGGAENFLTLVRRVLKLDASRDPVGVRDGLGAIRDGGRTVRVGSFPISIDAANVAEQAAATTDRAAQIRAELGNPSTILLGVDRLDYTKGIDVRLDALDALFAAGRLDPADTVFVQLASPSRENVDSYIAVRGRIERAVAHINGTHGTVASPPIRYLLRPVARDELLAYFRAADVMLVTPLRDGMNLVAKEYAAARSDLGGALVLSEFTGAAAEMDRAYLVNPYDPRDVQDMIVAAATDPADRRRERMAALHRQVVDFDVDLWSRSFLQCLAGAAAENESTR from the coding sequence ATGGCTGACTTCGTCGTCGTAGCCAACCGCCTACCGGTCGACAAACGGATCGAGCCCGATGGGACCGTCACGTACAAGCGTGCGCCCGGCGGGCTCGTCACAGCGCTGACACCGACCCTGGCGACGCACTCGGGTGCGTGGGTCGGCTGGAGCGGGGCCCCGAACTCCACCGACGACCCGCGAGTCGACGGCATCGACCTCACGTCGGTGCCGTTGACCGAGGCCGAGATCGCCGATTACTACGAGGGTTTCGCCAATTCGACCCTGTGGCCGCTGTATCACGACCTGCTCGTGGAACCGGTCTTCGACCACGACTGGTGGTCGACGTACGTCGAGGTCAATCGGAAGTTCGCGCAGGCCGCGGCCGATGCCGCCGACCGCGGCGCCACGGTGTGGATCCACGACTACCAGCTGCAGCTGGTGCCGCAGATGCTCCGCGACCTGCGTCCCGATCTGCGGATCGGCTTCTTCCTGCACATCCCGTTCCCGCCGTATGAGCTGTTCACCCGACTCCCCTGGCGGGAGGAGCTCCTGCGTGGACTGTTGGGCGCCGACCTCATCGGCTTCCATCTGCCCGGCGGCGCCGAGAACTTCCTGACACTGGTCCGCCGCGTCCTGAAGCTCGACGCCTCCCGCGATCCGGTCGGCGTGCGCGACGGTCTCGGCGCCATTCGAGACGGCGGACGAACGGTCCGCGTGGGATCGTTCCCCATCTCGATCGACGCCGCGAACGTCGCGGAGCAGGCCGCCGCCACCACCGATCGTGCTGCTCAGATCCGCGCCGAGCTCGGGAATCCGTCGACGATCCTGTTGGGGGTGGACCGCCTCGACTACACCAAGGGCATTGACGTCCGGCTCGACGCCCTCGACGCGCTGTTCGCCGCGGGCCGGCTCGACCCCGCCGACACCGTGTTCGTCCAGCTGGCGAGCCCGAGCCGAGAGAACGTCGACAGCTACATCGCCGTGCGCGGGCGCATCGAACGCGCCGTCGCCCACATCAACGGGACACACGGTACCGTCGCGTCGCCGCCGATCCGCTATCTGCTGCGGCCCGTGGCCCGCGACGAACTCCTCGCCTACTTCCGCGCCGCGGACGTCATGCTCGTGACGCCACTGCGCGACGGTATGAACCTGGTGGCCAAGGAGTACGCGGCCGCCCGCTCCGATCTGGGCGGGGCGCTGGTGCTCAGCGAGTTCACCGGCGCGGCCGCCGAGATGGATCGGGCGTACCTGGTGAACCCGTACGATCCACGCGACGTGCAGGACATGATCGTCGCCGCGGCGACCGATCCGGCCGATCGACGGCGTGAGCGGATGGCCGCCCTGCACCGGCAGGTCGTCGATTTCGATGTCGACCTGTGGTCGCGGAGCTTCCTGCAGTGTCTGGCCGGAGCCGCCGCGGAGAACGAGTCGACCCGGTGA
- a CDS encoding FAD-binding protein, with amino-acid sequence MTTSAEDFITTRTLDGWSRTNRARAAVLATDDVETIARAVTRVAEENADAPRHLRHGVIARGLGRSYNESAQNRAGLTVDMTALDTVHDIDHDALIVDVDAGVSLDALLRRLVPLGLWLPVLPGTRQVTVGGAIAHDVHGKSHHSSGSFGDQVADLDLLVADGRILRLAPDGTVDDPDGALYWATVAGLGLTGIVLRARLRLQRTETAYFLADGAVTGCVEESVELHRSGWGEEAEYSAGWFDAVSTVPKLGRGYFTRGRLATVDELPTKLRRNPLEFDAPQYLTVPDVFPSGLGNRFTFGLMSQAYFRTGSAYTGRIHNITGFLHPLDIMGEWNRFYGRSGFLQYQFVLPRGGLDAFAPLLRAVRRSGHASFLNVLKMFGDGNRAPLSFPTPGMTATFDFAIGRGLDRLVADLDALVLDAGGRLYSAKDSATSAATFHAMYPRLDEWMAVRRGIDPTGVFVSDMAKRLELV; translated from the coding sequence GTGACTACGAGTGCAGAAGACTTCATCACCACGCGCACCCTCGACGGATGGTCGCGCACCAACCGGGCCCGCGCCGCCGTGCTGGCCACCGACGATGTCGAGACCATCGCGCGGGCGGTCACGCGGGTCGCCGAGGAGAACGCCGACGCGCCTCGTCACCTGCGACACGGCGTGATCGCGCGCGGGCTCGGCCGCTCGTACAACGAGTCGGCGCAGAACCGAGCCGGCCTCACCGTCGACATGACCGCGCTCGACACCGTCCACGACATCGACCACGACGCGCTGATCGTCGACGTCGACGCGGGTGTCAGCCTCGACGCGCTGCTTCGCAGACTCGTGCCGCTCGGTCTGTGGTTGCCCGTTCTCCCGGGCACCCGACAGGTGACCGTCGGCGGCGCCATCGCCCACGACGTGCACGGTAAGAGTCATCACAGCAGCGGCAGTTTCGGCGATCAGGTGGCCGATCTGGACCTCCTGGTCGCCGACGGCCGGATCCTGCGGTTGGCGCCCGACGGAACGGTCGACGATCCGGACGGTGCGCTGTACTGGGCCACCGTCGCCGGGCTCGGTCTGACCGGCATCGTGCTGCGCGCCCGACTTCGCCTGCAGCGCACCGAGACCGCGTACTTCCTGGCCGACGGAGCGGTGACCGGCTGCGTCGAGGAGTCCGTCGAACTCCATCGGTCCGGATGGGGTGAGGAGGCCGAGTACAGCGCGGGCTGGTTCGACGCGGTGTCGACCGTCCCCAAACTGGGGCGCGGCTACTTCACCCGGGGCCGCCTGGCCACCGTCGACGAGCTGCCGACCAAGCTGCGACGCAATCCGCTCGAGTTCGACGCCCCGCAGTACCTCACGGTGCCCGACGTCTTCCCGAGCGGATTGGGCAACCGATTCACCTTCGGTCTGATGAGCCAGGCCTACTTCCGCACCGGTTCCGCCTATACCGGCCGGATTCACAACATCACCGGTTTCCTGCACCCGCTCGACATCATGGGCGAGTGGAACCGCTTCTACGGGCGCAGTGGATTCCTGCAGTATCAGTTCGTCCTTCCGCGCGGGGGACTCGACGCGTTCGCGCCGCTGCTGCGCGCGGTGCGACGGTCCGGCCACGCGAGCTTCCTGAACGTTCTCAAGATGTTCGGTGACGGCAACCGCGCGCCGCTGTCGTTTCCGACGCCGGGCATGACGGCCACCTTCGATTTCGCGATCGGCCGCGGCCTCGACCGCCTCGTCGCCGATCTGGACGCCCTTGTCCTCGATGCCGGCGGTCGTCTCTATTCCGCCAAGGACTCGGCGACCTCGGCCGCGACATTCCACGCGATGTACCCACGCCTGGACGAGTGGATGGCCGTGCGACGGGGCATCGACCCGACCGGTGTGTTCGTCTCCGATATGGCCAAGCGGCTGGAGCTGGTGTGA
- a CDS encoding MerR family transcriptional regulator: MTHENTMWTVGRLADLSGVTVRTLHHYDEIGLLRPTHRSAAGYRLYTRDDLVRLQQIVVYRRLETPLDQIAGLLDGSDDAVEHLRRQRAVVTARRDELDELVVAIDHALEREMNDTPATDEDMRELFGDGFSDEYQAEAEQRWGDTDKWAQSRARTATYTKADWTQIKREQDASNDAFIAAKRAGEPADGDTAVAAAEQARIHMNTWFYDCDHEFHRCLGQMYVDDPRFTATYDDLEPGLARYVRDAIVANAERNG, translated from the coding sequence ATGACACACGAGAACACCATGTGGACGGTGGGTCGGCTGGCCGACCTCTCGGGCGTGACGGTGCGGACACTGCACCACTACGACGAGATCGGACTGCTCCGTCCCACGCACCGATCCGCGGCCGGATACCGCCTGTACACACGGGACGATCTGGTCCGGCTGCAGCAGATCGTGGTGTACCGGCGGCTCGAGACGCCGCTCGATCAGATCGCCGGACTCCTCGACGGATCCGACGACGCCGTCGAGCATCTGCGCCGTCAGCGTGCCGTCGTCACCGCCAGACGCGATGAGCTCGACGAGCTCGTCGTCGCGATCGATCACGCATTGGAGCGAGAGATGAACGACACCCCGGCCACCGACGAAGACATGCGCGAACTGTTCGGCGACGGATTCTCCGACGAGTATCAGGCCGAAGCGGAGCAGCGATGGGGAGACACCGACAAGTGGGCGCAGTCCCGGGCCCGCACCGCGACGTACACCAAGGCGGACTGGACACAGATCAAGCGGGAACAGGACGCGTCGAACGACGCCTTCATCGCGGCCAAGCGGGCGGGCGAACCGGCCGACGGCGACACCGCCGTCGCCGCCGCCGAACAGGCCAGAATCCACATGAACACCTGGTTCTACGACTGCGACCACGAGTTCCACCGCTGCCTGGGCCAGATGTACGTCGACGACCCGCGGTTCACGGCCACCTATGACGACCTCGAACCCGGGCTGGCGCGGTACGTCCGCGACGCGATCGTCGCCAACGCGGAACGGAACGGCTGA
- a CDS encoding GyrI-like domain-containing protein, with protein MSIPLFFREDSFLQPMEVTLPDGIAVVTQRFYDVRVDDLRDIFDESFQLLAQTRPIGPPFAMYEGDPTDVFDLTIGFPVSAPVDPDDYGDIANEVFPSGKALIMSHIGGFDGLGSAWESLMEVHSANGGSTPRATIEIYLNDPSSTPQEDLRTDLIALY; from the coding sequence GTGAGCATCCCGCTGTTCTTCCGCGAAGACTCGTTCCTGCAGCCGATGGAAGTGACGCTTCCCGACGGGATCGCCGTCGTCACCCAACGCTTCTACGATGTGCGCGTGGACGACCTCCGCGACATCTTCGACGAGTCGTTCCAGCTCCTCGCCCAGACCCGTCCGATCGGTCCGCCGTTCGCGATGTACGAGGGCGACCCGACCGACGTCTTCGACCTCACCATCGGCTTCCCGGTGTCCGCCCCGGTGGACCCGGACGACTACGGCGACATCGCCAACGAGGTCTTCCCGTCCGGCAAGGCGCTCATCATGAGCCACATCGGCGGTTTCGACGGCCTCGGCTCGGCCTGGGAGTCGCTGATGGAGGTGCACTCGGCCAACGGCGGCTCGACCCCCCGCGCGACGATCGAGATCTACCTCAACGACCCGTCGTCGACGCCGCAAGAAGATCTGCGCACGGACCTGATCGCCCTGTACTGA
- the purU gene encoding formyltetrahydrofolate deformylase: MSTSQTTASPSADERRLVLTLGCPDRTGIVAAISGFIADIGGWITEAAYHSDSQSGWFFTRQAVRADSVDLTVDQMRARFAEVAAQIGPDAEWTLTDTGARKSVVLLVSRDSHCLIDLLGRAERGEFPADIRAVVGNHRDLEELTTRFGVPFHHIPFPADGKPAAFAELARVVDGYEPDAIVLARFMQILPADLCQAWAGRAINIHHSFLPSFVGARPYHQAFDRGVKLIGATCHYVTADLDAGPIIEQDVSRINHDYQAADMVRQGRDIEALVLSRGVRWHLEDRVLVHGRKTVVFQ; the protein is encoded by the coding sequence GTGAGCACCTCCCAGACCACCGCGTCCCCCTCCGCCGACGAGCGCCGCCTCGTGCTGACTCTCGGCTGCCCCGACCGCACCGGCATCGTCGCCGCGATCTCCGGATTCATCGCCGACATCGGCGGCTGGATCACGGAGGCCGCCTACCACTCCGACTCCCAGTCCGGCTGGTTCTTCACCCGCCAGGCGGTCCGCGCCGACAGCGTCGATCTGACTGTCGATCAGATGCGCGCCCGATTCGCGGAGGTGGCCGCGCAGATCGGCCCGGACGCCGAGTGGACGCTCACCGACACCGGCGCCCGCAAATCGGTGGTGCTGCTGGTGAGCCGCGACAGCCACTGTCTGATCGACCTGCTCGGTCGTGCCGAGCGCGGCGAGTTCCCCGCCGACATCCGCGCCGTCGTCGGCAACCACCGTGACCTCGAAGAGCTCACGACCCGCTTCGGCGTGCCGTTCCACCACATCCCGTTCCCGGCCGACGGCAAACCCGCCGCGTTCGCCGAGCTGGCACGCGTCGTCGACGGTTACGAGCCGGACGCGATCGTCCTGGCGCGCTTCATGCAGATCCTGCCGGCCGACCTGTGCCAGGCGTGGGCGGGACGCGCCATCAACATCCACCACAGTTTCCTGCCGAGCTTCGTCGGCGCGCGCCCGTACCATCAGGCGTTCGACCGCGGAGTGAAGCTCATCGGCGCCACCTGTCACTATGTGACCGCCGACCTCGACGCCGGGCCGATCATCGAGCAGGACGTCAGCCGCATCAACCACGACTACCAGGCGGCCGACATGGTGCGGCAGGGTCGTGACATCGAGGCGCTCGTGCTCTCCCGCGGCGTCCGCTGGCACCTGGAGGACCGCGTGCTGGTCCACGGTCGCAAGACGGTGGTGTTCCAGTAG
- a CDS encoding threonine/serine exporter family protein has product MRAFLRRGLNRVLGSAQATIDTIEPGSIVVAPRRPIAMDDEAAITEVLDLAAKIGAVLLDSGTGAIDTERQIAFVAGIYGLDDVDIDVTFNSIIVSAQRGNSLPPVTCLRTVHARSIDFTRLAHVDRLVRRIRQLAITPATAHGIVDEIYRAPHPYPYWVATGGWGAMALGISILLGGTFVVGLTALLTTLVIVSLNRRLARAGTPIFFQQFVGGFIAVVPAAMLFHWRESFGLGPEFVPSQIIAAGIVVLLSGLSLVGSVQDAITGAPITGTARFAEVVLLTGGILAGVALALRAVEAMDVILPGLTTQTPFGPADMPARIVGGAIAAGAFAVGSYAERRAIPVAFGAGLVASAVAFGFALTDTGAILSAATAAVVVGLVGGLAARRALTPPLVVAVAGITPLLPGLAIYRGLYGIMSGQSVVGFGQVAAALTTGCALAAGVTFGEFLARSLRKPRLPSKLIRIPYRPDLRKPASRRAPRNRSEPGT; this is encoded by the coding sequence GTGCGTGCGTTCCTTCGCAGAGGACTCAACCGTGTTCTCGGCAGCGCCCAGGCCACGATCGACACGATCGAGCCTGGCAGCATCGTCGTCGCTCCCCGACGACCGATCGCCATGGACGACGAGGCGGCGATCACCGAGGTGCTCGACCTCGCCGCGAAGATCGGCGCGGTCCTGCTCGACTCGGGTACCGGCGCCATCGACACCGAACGCCAGATCGCCTTCGTCGCGGGCATCTACGGCCTCGACGACGTCGACATCGATGTGACGTTCAACTCCATCATCGTCAGCGCGCAACGGGGGAACTCGCTGCCGCCGGTCACCTGCCTGCGAACCGTCCACGCCCGATCCATCGACTTCACCCGGTTGGCGCACGTGGACCGACTCGTGCGACGCATCCGACAGTTGGCGATCACCCCGGCCACCGCGCACGGCATCGTCGACGAGATCTACCGGGCACCGCACCCGTATCCGTACTGGGTGGCGACGGGGGGCTGGGGCGCCATGGCGCTCGGTATCTCGATCCTTCTCGGCGGCACCTTCGTCGTCGGCCTCACCGCCCTGCTCACCACGTTGGTGATCGTGAGTCTGAACCGGCGACTGGCCCGCGCCGGAACGCCGATCTTCTTCCAGCAGTTCGTCGGCGGATTCATCGCCGTCGTCCCGGCCGCGATGCTGTTCCACTGGCGCGAGTCGTTCGGCCTGGGCCCGGAGTTCGTGCCGTCGCAGATCATCGCCGCCGGCATCGTCGTGCTGCTGTCCGGGTTGTCCTTGGTCGGCTCGGTGCAGGACGCGATCACCGGTGCGCCGATCACCGGGACGGCACGGTTCGCCGAAGTGGTCCTGCTGACCGGCGGCATCCTGGCCGGGGTCGCGTTGGCGCTGCGCGCGGTGGAGGCGATGGACGTGATCCTCCCCGGACTGACGACGCAGACGCCGTTCGGCCCGGCAGACATGCCCGCCCGCATCGTCGGCGGCGCCATCGCGGCCGGCGCGTTCGCCGTCGGCAGCTACGCCGAACGGCGAGCGATCCCCGTGGCGTTCGGCGCCGGACTCGTCGCCTCCGCGGTGGCGTTCGGCTTCGCCCTCACCGACACCGGCGCCATCCTCAGCGCGGCGACGGCCGCCGTCGTCGTCGGCCTCGTGGGTGGTCTCGCCGCCCGCCGCGCACTCACCCCGCCACTCGTCGTCGCTGTCGCGGGCATCACCCCGCTGCTGCCCGGTCTGGCGATCTACCGCGGCCTGTACGGCATCATGAGCGGACAGTCGGTGGTCGGCTTCGGACAGGTCGCGGCCGCGCTCACCACCGGATGTGCCCTCGCCGCGGGCGTCACCTTCGGCGAGTTCCTGGCCCGCTCGCTGCGCAAACCCCGACTTCCCAGCAAACTCATCCGCATCCCCTACCGCCCCGACCTGCGCAAACCGGCGAGCCGGCGAGCACCGCGAAACAGATCCGAACCCGGGACTTGA
- a CDS encoding SDR family NAD(P)-dependent oxidoreductase yields the protein MSDSAVVGDDSLRKVAVVTGASSGIGEAAARALARDGYHVVVGARRTDRIEALAAEIGGRAQRLDVTDDQSVEAFIASLDRVDVLINNAGGAKGVASVADADLDDWRWMWETNVLGTLRVTKGLLPLLEDSGDGLIVTITSIAAIEAYDNGSGYTSAKHGQAVLHRTLRPELLGKPIRLTEILPGMVETEFSLVRFSGDEARADAVYEGLTPLVAEDVAEVISFVASRPPHVNLDQIRLMPRDQASARRNITTG from the coding sequence ATGAGTGATTCAGCAGTCGTCGGCGACGATTCCCTCCGCAAGGTCGCCGTGGTGACCGGTGCCAGTTCGGGCATCGGCGAGGCGGCGGCCCGCGCCTTGGCCCGCGACGGGTATCACGTCGTCGTCGGCGCGCGCCGCACCGATCGGATCGAGGCGCTCGCCGCCGAGATCGGCGGCCGCGCACAGCGTCTCGATGTGACGGACGATCAGTCGGTCGAAGCGTTCATCGCCTCGCTCGATCGTGTCGACGTCCTGATCAACAACGCGGGCGGTGCGAAGGGGGTGGCGTCGGTGGCCGATGCCGACCTCGACGATTGGCGGTGGATGTGGGAGACCAACGTCCTCGGCACCCTGCGCGTGACCAAGGGACTGCTGCCGTTGCTGGAGGACTCGGGGGACGGACTCATCGTGACGATCACGTCGATCGCCGCGATCGAGGCCTACGACAACGGTTCCGGCTACACTTCGGCCAAACACGGTCAGGCGGTGCTGCATCGCACGCTGCGTCCGGAACTGCTGGGCAAGCCGATACGACTCACCGAGATCCTGCCCGGCATGGTCGAGACCGAGTTCTCGCTGGTCCGCTTCAGTGGCGACGAGGCACGCGCCGACGCCGTGTACGAGGGTCTGACCCCGCTGGTGGCCGAGGACGTCGCCGAGGTGATCTCGTTCGTCGCGTCCCGCCCGCCGCACGTGAACCTCGATCAGATCCGCCTCATGCCGCGCGATCAGGCAAGCGCCCGCCGCAACATCACGACCGGATAG